A genome region from Baekduia alba includes the following:
- the hypE gene encoding hydrogenase expression/formation protein HypE — translation MSGTAAREARVLGIIETQRGKRPKFRDERITMAHGAGGKATGALIEGLLLPAFGSPALDVLGDAGVLDVGGATLALTTDSFVVTPIRFPGGSIGDLAVNGTVNDLAMSGARPVALTLSLILEEGLEAPALRAEVEAIAHAADTAGVAIVAGDTKVVERGHADMMYICTTGLGHVDPRAALSPGALAPGDRLLVSGPVGAHGTAIMLARGEFELDATIVSDTRSLWPAADALLEHAGPGLRCLRDATRGGVASVLNELARSSGVAMLVQEAAVPVDPAVAGAAELLGIDPLHVANEGVLVAAVAPEWAGAALAALQDVQEGSFARAADIGEVRTSPTGMVLVETGFGGRRVLDQLVGDPLPRIC, via the coding sequence ATGAGCGGCACGGCCGCCCGCGAGGCGCGGGTCCTGGGGATCATCGAGACGCAGCGGGGCAAGCGCCCCAAGTTCCGCGACGAGCGCATCACGATGGCCCACGGCGCTGGCGGCAAGGCGACGGGCGCGCTGATCGAGGGCCTGCTGCTCCCGGCCTTCGGCTCGCCGGCGCTCGACGTGCTCGGGGACGCCGGCGTGCTCGACGTCGGGGGCGCGACGCTGGCGCTGACGACCGACAGCTTCGTCGTCACGCCGATCCGCTTCCCGGGCGGCTCGATCGGCGACCTGGCGGTCAACGGCACGGTCAACGACCTTGCGATGTCCGGTGCAAGGCCCGTGGCGCTGACGCTCTCGCTGATCCTGGAGGAGGGGCTCGAGGCGCCGGCGCTGCGCGCCGAGGTGGAGGCGATCGCGCACGCCGCGGACACCGCCGGCGTCGCGATCGTCGCCGGCGACACCAAGGTCGTCGAGCGCGGCCACGCCGACATGATGTACATCTGCACGACGGGCCTCGGCCACGTCGACCCGCGGGCCGCGCTGTCGCCCGGCGCGCTGGCGCCCGGCGACCGCCTCCTGGTCTCCGGCCCCGTCGGCGCCCACGGCACGGCGATCATGCTGGCGCGCGGCGAGTTCGAGCTGGACGCCACGATCGTCTCGGACACGCGCTCGCTGTGGCCCGCGGCCGACGCGCTGCTCGAGCACGCAGGGCCGGGCCTGCGCTGCTTGCGCGATGCCACGCGGGGTGGCGTCGCGTCGGTCCTCAACGAGCTCGCGCGCTCCTCGGGCGTCGCGATGCTCGTCCAGGAGGCGGCCGTGCCGGTCGACCCGGCGGTCGCCGGGGCCGCCGAGCTGCTGGGGATCGACCCGCTGCACGTGGCCAACGAAGGCGTTCTGGTCGCCGCCGTCGCGCCCGAGTGGGCCGGCGCCGCGCTGGCGGCGCTGCAAGACGTACAGGAAGGGTCCTTCGCGCGCGCCGCCGACATCGGCGAGGTGCGCACGAGCCCCACCGGAATGGTGCTGGTCGAGACGGGCTTCGGCGGGCGACGGGTGCTGGATCAGCTCGTCGGCGACCCGCTGCCACGGATCTGCTGA
- the hypD gene encoding hydrogenase formation protein HypD: MKYVDEFRDAALGRVLAGEIIAAVEPGRHVKIMEVCGGHTHSIYKYGVDDLLPENVELVHGPGCPVCVIPMGRVDDGIAIARHEGVILTCFGDMMRVPGSTGTLLEAKAAGADVRMVYSPLDALRIAKANPDREVVFFAIGFETTAPSTALTLKRARAEDVANFSCFCNHVTIVPPLRALLDSPDLRLDGFIGPGHVCTVVGARPLEFICADYAKPVVVSGFEPVDILQSVQMILHQLREGRSEVENQYKRVVPYEGNGRALEIMAEVFALRPHFEWRGLGFISHSGLKLSDAYADLDAERRFDVPGVRVADPKACQCGEVLKGVIKPYECKVFGSACTPERPIGTCMVSSEGACAAYYNYGRFARERVVV, encoded by the coding sequence ATGAAGTACGTCGACGAGTTCCGCGACGCGGCGCTGGGGCGCGTGCTCGCTGGGGAGATCATCGCGGCCGTTGAGCCCGGCCGCCACGTGAAGATCATGGAGGTCTGCGGAGGGCACACGCACTCGATCTACAAGTACGGCGTCGACGACCTCCTGCCCGAGAACGTCGAGCTGGTCCACGGCCCCGGCTGCCCGGTGTGCGTCATCCCGATGGGCCGCGTCGACGACGGGATCGCGATCGCCCGCCACGAGGGCGTGATCCTCACCTGCTTCGGCGACATGATGCGCGTCCCCGGCTCGACCGGCACGCTGCTGGAGGCCAAGGCCGCGGGCGCCGACGTGCGCATGGTCTACTCGCCGCTCGACGCGCTGCGGATCGCCAAGGCCAACCCGGATCGCGAGGTGGTGTTCTTCGCCATCGGCTTCGAGACGACGGCGCCGTCGACCGCGTTGACGCTCAAGCGCGCCCGCGCCGAGGACGTCGCCAACTTCTCCTGCTTCTGCAACCACGTCACGATCGTGCCGCCGCTGCGCGCGCTGCTCGACTCGCCCGACCTGCGCCTGGACGGCTTCATCGGCCCGGGCCACGTCTGCACCGTCGTCGGCGCGCGCCCGCTGGAGTTCATCTGCGCCGACTACGCCAAGCCGGTCGTCGTCTCGGGCTTCGAGCCCGTCGACATCCTGCAGTCGGTCCAGATGATCCTGCACCAGCTGCGCGAGGGCCGCAGCGAGGTCGAGAACCAGTACAAGCGCGTCGTGCCCTACGAGGGCAACGGGCGCGCGCTGGAGATCATGGCCGAGGTCTTCGCGCTGCGCCCGCACTTCGAGTGGCGCGGCCTGGGCTTCATCTCCCACAGCGGGCTGAAGCTGTCCGACGCCTACGCCGACCTCGACGCCGAGCGGCGCTTCGACGTCCCGGGCGTGCGCGTCGCCGACCCGAAGGCGTGCCAGTGCGGCGAGGTGCTCAAGGGCGTCATCAAGCCCTACGAGTGCAAGGTCTTCGGGAGCGCGTGCACGCCGGAGCGGCCGATCGGGACGTGCATGGTCTCCAGCGAGGGCGCGTGCGCCGCGTACTACAACTACGGGCGCTTCGCCCGTGAGCGGGTCGTCGTATGA
- a CDS encoding HypC/HybG/HupF family hydrogenase formation chaperone has product MTCHDAHHCITCGDDGVPERVLAVDEARGLALCERDDGGHESVEIALVAPLSVGDSVLVHAGTALTRLDDGPA; this is encoded by the coding sequence ATGACCTGCCACGACGCGCATCACTGCATCACCTGCGGCGACGACGGCGTGCCCGAGCGCGTCCTCGCGGTCGACGAGGCCCGCGGCCTGGCGCTGTGCGAGCGCGACGACGGCGGCCACGAGAGCGTCGAGATCGCGCTCGTCGCACCGCTGTCGGTCGGCGACTCCGTCCTCGTGCACGCGGGCACCGCGCTCACCCGACTCGACGACGGCCCGGCATGA
- a CDS encoding HypC/HybG/HupF family hydrogenase formation chaperone: protein MCLAIPGRIIEMVDEANRLARVDVAGVRRTVNVGLLDDARIDDWVLIHVGFAISRVDEEEAAATIALLEGMGADYELELEELRHSVIE from the coding sequence ATGTGCTTGGCGATCCCTGGTCGGATCATCGAGATGGTCGACGAGGCAAACCGGTTAGCGCGCGTGGATGTCGCCGGCGTGCGCCGGACGGTGAACGTCGGCCTGCTCGACGACGCCCGGATCGACGACTGGGTCCTGATCCACGTCGGTTTCGCGATCTCGCGCGTCGACGAGGAGGAGGCCGCCGCGACCATCGCGCTCCTGGAGGGCATGGGCGCCGACTACGAGCTGGAGCTCGAGGAGCTCCGCCACAGCGTGATCGAATGA
- a CDS encoding GntR family transcriptional regulator, producing the protein MPVPQQRAAVDRQLLRDNAYAMLCGAIVDGTLAPGESLRDDELCAWLGLSRTPVRDALGRLADDGLVEIAPQRYTRVSPLTTREAHDTFPLVAAVHALAAELGVPRLRRADHARLREANDAFIVALTAREAPAAYDADDAFHQTLVDASGNDEIRRTLRHVGPRLRRLELLPDTALPGRRSVAQHEAIIARASAGDVRGTASATRENWLELGALVERSLKA; encoded by the coding sequence ATGCCAGTGCCTCAGCAGCGGGCCGCGGTGGACCGCCAGCTCTTGCGCGACAACGCCTACGCGATGTTGTGTGGCGCGATCGTCGACGGGACGTTGGCGCCCGGAGAGTCGCTGCGCGACGACGAGCTGTGCGCCTGGCTCGGCCTGAGCCGGACGCCGGTGCGCGACGCGCTCGGCCGCCTGGCCGACGACGGGCTGGTCGAGATCGCGCCGCAGCGCTACACGCGGGTGAGCCCCCTGACGACCCGCGAGGCGCACGACACGTTCCCGCTGGTGGCCGCCGTCCACGCGCTGGCCGCCGAGCTCGGGGTGCCGCGGCTGAGGCGCGCCGACCACGCGCGGCTGCGGGAGGCCAACGACGCGTTCATCGTCGCGCTCACCGCCCGCGAGGCGCCCGCCGCCTACGACGCCGACGACGCGTTCCACCAGACGCTCGTCGACGCGTCGGGCAACGACGAGATCCGCCGGACCCTGCGCCACGTCGGCCCCCGGCTGCGGCGGCTGGAGCTCCTGCCCGACACGGCGCTGCCGGGCCGGCGGTCGGTCGCCCAGCACGAGGCGATCATCGCGCGCGCCTCGGCCGGCGACGTCCGCGGGACCGCGTCGGCGACGCGCGAGAACTGGCTGGAGCTGGGCGCGCTGGTGGAGCGCTCGCTCAAGGCATAG
- a CDS encoding GH36-type glycosyl hydrolase domain-containing protein, whose product MTRRRLPLLLAAALGLLPAAAAAGSPALAAGPPPLSGDAGRAAISSPFGNGDFGRWVTDRFGLPAYDYTIDQHTNPIAAQQALAGGTDAWNQVGNGRVKVDAHTGGWIQFWDQDRLAQWGNRYEPDRRHYGGGYGFLRVGGRTISTAYDDRPAGARTLRRYGVGSFARRTVSAPVAIDETVYAPFGDDPAVRHDVRITNTTTKPINAVWSEYWDVNPVVLHNPKEEVQPQLVHRGMGAPRYAAATRTLSVAQRPFAGDEHPLSIFAAALGAPVDGHGTSAARFFGAGTRAQPTGAATRLRGAAGARPVANGKVGDTAFVLQSAVRLAPHRSVTLRYAYGMAQPRQVTGLVRRLGRVREPLRKSMDAWRRFVPQVSLGGRDAWVGREMQWDAYMVKAASVYDAICGVHTITQGGYYQYAIGFDEALRDPLEHMLPMTLLDPKLAKETIVWALQYQRAHTGDLPYGTGPLCGRVEKFGTADELSFWLELSVIQYVQQTRDFAFLDERVRYAGGGAGTVWQHLRLAYANQEKRIGYGPHGLYRPGTEGDTFDLTTPALHLTESTSTTGNFAYMYPQLAALATAHGDRAFAATLRADGARLARAVQAQWQARGWYARGYIGDRVFGTGAIYADAQYWPLMAGLPSAAQSAAIVGNVRRYLDDQGAPPQLRGPSPVGPLAVPAKGDPDITESTSNFPGSESWWFMNGPLVWGLAQKADAIPGAGAYAWDVFRRITLANHAETYPDQWSGIITTDDTCAGPSSPSPGRCGLGFSTAYNTQITHAHAWGLFDLFKLGGLDATPTGYRVSPRLPASSFSVRTKVAGVAYGARQARGYVRPVRGGTLAMQVRLPAPTAHPAVFVSGRRARFRRAGDVVTFTLRTRAGRATDWAVRTGS is encoded by the coding sequence ATGACCAGACGACGCCTGCCCCTGCTGCTCGCCGCGGCGCTCGGCCTCCTGCCGGCGGCGGCCGCCGCCGGAAGCCCGGCGCTCGCGGCCGGCCCGCCGCCGCTCAGCGGCGACGCCGGGCGGGCCGCCATCTCCTCGCCCTTCGGCAACGGCGACTTCGGCCGCTGGGTGACCGACCGCTTCGGCCTGCCCGCCTACGACTACACCATCGACCAGCACACGAACCCCATCGCCGCCCAGCAGGCGCTCGCCGGCGGCACCGACGCGTGGAACCAGGTCGGCAACGGCCGCGTCAAGGTCGACGCGCACACCGGCGGCTGGATCCAGTTCTGGGATCAGGACCGGCTCGCGCAGTGGGGCAACCGCTACGAGCCGGACCGGCGCCACTACGGCGGCGGCTACGGCTTCCTGCGCGTCGGCGGCCGGACGATCAGCACGGCCTACGACGACCGCCCGGCCGGCGCCCGGACGCTGCGCCGCTACGGCGTCGGCTCCTTCGCGCGGCGCACGGTCAGCGCGCCGGTCGCGATCGACGAGACCGTCTACGCGCCGTTCGGCGACGACCCCGCCGTCCGCCACGACGTCCGGATCACCAACACCACCACCAAGCCGATCAACGCGGTGTGGTCGGAGTACTGGGACGTCAACCCGGTCGTGCTGCACAACCCCAAGGAGGAGGTGCAGCCGCAGCTCGTGCACCGCGGCATGGGCGCGCCGCGCTACGCCGCGGCGACCCGCACGCTGTCGGTCGCCCAGCGGCCCTTCGCCGGCGACGAGCATCCGCTGTCGATCTTCGCCGCCGCGCTCGGCGCCCCGGTCGACGGCCACGGCACGAGCGCCGCGCGGTTCTTCGGCGCCGGGACGCGCGCCCAGCCGACGGGCGCCGCGACGCGCCTGCGGGGCGCGGCCGGGGCGCGACCCGTCGCCAACGGCAAGGTGGGCGACACCGCGTTCGTCCTGCAGTCCGCCGTGCGGCTGGCGCCGCACCGCTCAGTCACGCTGCGCTACGCCTACGGCATGGCGCAGCCGCGGCAGGTCACCGGGCTGGTCCGGCGGCTGGGCCGCGTGCGCGAGCCGCTGCGCAAGAGCATGGACGCGTGGCGGCGCTTCGTGCCGCAGGTGTCGCTCGGCGGCCGCGACGCCTGGGTGGGGCGCGAGATGCAGTGGGACGCCTACATGGTCAAGGCGGCGTCGGTCTACGACGCGATCTGCGGCGTGCACACGATCACGCAGGGCGGCTACTACCAGTACGCGATCGGGTTCGACGAGGCCCTGCGCGACCCGCTGGAGCACATGCTGCCGATGACGCTGCTCGACCCCAAGCTCGCCAAGGAGACGATCGTCTGGGCGCTGCAGTACCAGCGCGCCCACACCGGGGACCTGCCCTACGGGACCGGCCCGCTGTGCGGCCGCGTGGAGAAGTTCGGCACCGCCGACGAGCTGAGCTTCTGGCTGGAGCTCAGCGTCATCCAGTACGTGCAGCAGACGCGCGACTTCGCGTTCCTCGACGAGCGCGTCCGCTACGCCGGCGGCGGCGCGGGCACGGTCTGGCAGCACCTGCGCCTGGCGTACGCCAACCAGGAGAAGCGCATCGGCTACGGGCCCCACGGCCTGTACCGCCCCGGTACCGAGGGCGACACCTTCGACCTCACGACCCCGGCGCTGCACCTGACCGAGTCGACCTCGACCACCGGCAACTTCGCCTACATGTACCCGCAGCTCGCCGCGCTGGCGACCGCGCACGGCGACCGTGCCTTCGCCGCGACGCTGCGCGCCGACGGCGCCCGGCTGGCGCGTGCGGTGCAGGCGCAGTGGCAGGCCCGGGGCTGGTACGCCCGCGGCTACATCGGCGATCGCGTGTTCGGCACCGGGGCGATCTACGCCGACGCCCAGTACTGGCCGCTGATGGCCGGCCTGCCGAGCGCCGCGCAGTCGGCGGCGATCGTCGGCAACGTCCGGCGCTACCTCGACGACCAGGGCGCGCCGCCGCAGCTGCGCGGCCCGTCGCCGGTCGGGCCGCTCGCGGTCCCGGCCAAGGGCGACCCGGACATCACGGAGTCGACGTCGAACTTCCCGGGCTCGGAGTCGTGGTGGTTCATGAACGGCCCGCTGGTCTGGGGGCTGGCGCAGAAGGCCGACGCGATCCCGGGCGCCGGCGCCTACGCCTGGGACGTGTTCCGGCGCATCACGCTGGCCAACCACGCCGAGACCTACCCGGACCAGTGGTCGGGGATCATCACGACCGACGACACGTGCGCCGGTCCGTCGAGCCCGTCGCCCGGCCGCTGCGGCCTCGGCTTCTCCACCGCCTACAACACGCAGATCACGCACGCCCACGCGTGGGGGCTGTTCGACCTGTTCAAGCTGGGCGGGTTGGATGCGACGCCCACCGGCTACCGCGTGTCGCCGCGCCTGCCGGCGTCGAGCTTCTCGGTGCGCACGAAGGTCGCGGGCGTCGCCTACGGCGCCCGCCAGGCCCGCGGCTACGTGCGGCCGGTCCGCGGCGGCACGCTGGCGATGCAGGTCCGGCTCCCGGCGCCGACGGCCCACCCGGCGGTCTTCGTCAGCGGCCGCCGCGCCCGGTTCCGCCGCGCCGGCGACGTCGTCACGTTCACGCTGCGCACCCGCGCGGGCCGCGCCACGGACTGGGCGGTCCGCACGGGAAGCTAG
- a CDS encoding alpha/beta hydrolase, translating to MSRRAAVVAGACALLAVTLLGAHGAPGARAAGGPAPCVARATPVRLGLDLVRRATDGRLVTLTLASRAMGGRQRVAVLLPRGYPAGGRRRYPVLYLLHGTGGSYAGWSAQGDVARIVGDRRLIVVMPDDSANGAYTDWYGLPTGVHAPVPAWESYHLSELLPWIDRHYRTVAARGGRIVAGLSSGGAGAMKYAARHPGLFGWAGSFSGAVDLGLPAYRAVAPALNAATPPGGLPGTCTFGPPGADAAGVAANDATALAPNLKGTGLFVASGSGVPGPLDAPGPITDVQAGVERVVWPMNQAFATALDAAGVARTTDFYGSGTHAWPYWQRELGRFLTWLDPRVGHPQPAPRAFSVRSGEAAFAAWGWDFAVRRGVRELLYLSDVRRAGLTAQGSGTVTVTSPPLYRPGRRYRVGAATRPRHVAVADADGRLRFGVDLGPAHRHPQTTFTPEARRTWRRAVIHIDEAR from the coding sequence GTGAGCCGGAGGGCCGCCGTCGTCGCGGGCGCGTGCGCGCTGCTCGCCGTGACGCTGCTCGGCGCCCACGGGGCGCCGGGCGCGCGCGCGGCGGGCGGGCCGGCGCCGTGCGTGGCGCGCGCCACGCCGGTCCGGCTCGGGCTGGACCTCGTACGCCGCGCGACCGACGGGCGGCTGGTCACGCTCACGCTGGCGTCGCGCGCGATGGGCGGCCGCCAGCGCGTCGCCGTGCTGCTGCCGCGCGGCTACCCGGCCGGCGGCCGGCGCCGCTACCCGGTGCTGTACCTGCTGCACGGCACCGGCGGGTCCTACGCCGGGTGGTCGGCGCAGGGCGACGTCGCGCGCATCGTCGGCGACCGCCGGCTGATCGTCGTCATGCCCGACGACAGCGCCAACGGCGCCTACACCGACTGGTACGGGTTGCCCACGGGCGTGCACGCGCCGGTGCCCGCATGGGAGTCCTACCACCTGTCCGAGCTGCTGCCGTGGATCGACCGCCACTACCGGACCGTCGCCGCGCGGGGCGGCCGGATCGTCGCCGGCCTGTCGTCGGGCGGCGCGGGCGCGATGAAGTACGCCGCCCGCCACCCGGGCCTGTTCGGGTGGGCGGGCTCGTTCTCCGGGGCCGTCGACCTCGGGCTGCCCGCCTACCGGGCCGTCGCGCCGGCGCTCAACGCCGCGACGCCGCCGGGCGGCCTGCCCGGGACGTGCACGTTCGGCCCGCCCGGCGCCGACGCCGCCGGCGTCGCGGCCAACGACGCGACCGCGCTGGCGCCCAACCTGAAGGGCACCGGGCTGTTCGTGGCGTCGGGCAGCGGCGTGCCCGGCCCGCTGGACGCGCCGGGGCCGATCACCGACGTCCAGGCGGGCGTCGAGCGGGTCGTGTGGCCGATGAACCAGGCCTTCGCCACCGCGCTCGACGCCGCCGGCGTGGCGCGCACGACCGACTTCTACGGGTCGGGCACGCACGCGTGGCCCTACTGGCAGCGGGAGCTGGGGCGCTTCCTGACCTGGCTGGACCCGCGCGTCGGCCACCCGCAGCCGGCGCCGCGCGCGTTCTCGGTGCGCAGCGGCGAGGCGGCGTTCGCGGCCTGGGGCTGGGACTTCGCGGTGCGCCGCGGCGTCCGTGAGCTCCTGTACCTGTCCGACGTGCGGCGGGCCGGCCTGACGGCGCAGGGCAGCGGGACCGTCACGGTCACGTCACCGCCGCTCTACCGGCCCGGGCGCCGCTACCGCGTGGGTGCGGCGACGCGGCCGCGCCACGTCGCGGTCGCCGACGCCGACGGGCGGCTGCGCTTCGGCGTCGACCTCGGCCCCGCCCACCGCCACCCGCAGACGACCTTCACCCCCGAGGCCCGGCGCACCTGGCGCCGCGCCGTGATCCACATCGACGAGGCACGATGA